A section of the Triticum dicoccoides isolate Atlit2015 ecotype Zavitan chromosome 7A, WEW_v2.0, whole genome shotgun sequence genome encodes:
- the LOC119327704 gene encoding PHD finger protein ALFIN-LIKE 3-like — protein MDASCAGSSSNPTPSRRRLTVPVHGRPSPTPLPAHPGEWRSRPAVSWTVENIYEDFSGRRSALVQALTTGKEPMCLYGYPDGSWELTLPEEMVPPGLPVPTRGINRRRDYMNRFDYLTLVAHHSDSWLMGVTFFLSTYLAANQRIRLFDMVNEMRTVHDEYYLSYGLPWLSTFAHYNAKRESNTPTQENVSNPDVDSITPAEENVPPSQDSMQVLSAPNRDSRKPAEDKQTDNEVTDFCGSCNAPYHANAFWIGCDECDQWFHGKCVNVTASEAEHIKEYKCPDCIREVIGE, from the exons ATGGATGCATCTTGCGCCGGCTCCTCCTCCAACCCCACTCCCTCCAGGCGTCGTCTCACCGTTCCCGTTCATGGGCGGCCTTCACCAACCCCGCTGCCGGCACACCCTGGTGAATGGCGGTCCCGCCCGGCCGTCTCATGGACCGTGGAGAACATCTATGAGGACTTCTCTGGCCGCCGCAGCGCGCTTGTCCAAGCCCTCACCACCG GTAAAGAGCCAATGTGCTTGTACGGGTACCCGGATGGTAGTTGGGAGTTGACGCTGCCGGAGGAGATGGTGCCGCCAGGCCTGCCGGTGCCTACACGGGGCATCAACCGCCGGCGAGATTATATGAACCGTTTTGACTACCTGACACTCGTCGCCCACCACTCCGACTCGTGGCTCATGGGCGTCACCTTTTTCTTGTCCACTTATCTCGCCGCCAACCAAAG GATACGTTTATTTGATATGGTAAACGAGATGCGAACAGTCCATGACGAATACTATCTCTCTTATGGTCTTCCTTGGCTATCAACATTTGCGCATTACAATGCAAAGAGGGAGTCGAACACACCAACTCAAGAGAATGTGTCCAATCCAGATGTAGACTCTATCACACCTGCTGAAGAGAACGTGCCACCTTCTCAAGACTCGATGCAAGTTTTGTCTGCTCCAAACAGGGACTCTAGGAAGCCTGCTGAAGACAAACAAACGGATAATGAAGTTACCGACTTTTGCGGATCTTGTAATGCTCCGTATCATGCCAATGCCTTTTGGATTGGTTGTGACGAATGTGACCAGTGGTTCCATGGCAAATGTGTGAACGTAACTGCCTCTGAAGCAGAACATATCAAAGAATACAAGTGTCCTGACTGCATCCGCGAGGTGATCGGAGAGTAG